The following are encoded together in the Gorilla gorilla gorilla isolate KB3781 chromosome 14, NHGRI_mGorGor1-v2.1_pri, whole genome shotgun sequence genome:
- the LOC101132815 gene encoding putative T-complex protein 1 subunit theta-like 1 yields the protein MDSTVPSALKLPQRLALNPRESPRSTEEEEPHLLSSLAAVQTLANVIRPCYGPHGRQKFLVTMKGETVCTGCATAILRALELEHPAAWLLREAAQTQAENSGDGTAFVVLLTEALLEQAEQLLKAGLPRPQLREAYTTATAEVLATLPSLAIQSLGPLEDPSWALHSVMNTHTLPPMDHLTKLVAHACWTIKELDGSFKPERVGVCALHGGTLEDSCLLQGLAISGKLCGQMAAVLSGARVALFACPFGSAHPNAPATACLSSPADLAQFSKGSDQLLEKQVGQLAAGGINVAVVLGEVDEETLTLADKYGIVVIQARSRMEIIYLSEVLDTPLLPHLLPPQRPGKCQRVYRQEMGDGLAVVFEWECTGTPALTVVLRGATTQGLQSAEQAVYHGIDAYFQLCQDPRLIPGAGATEMALAKMLSDKGSRLEGPNGPAFLAFAQALKYLPKTLAENAGLAVSDVVAEMSGVHQGGNLLMGVGAEGIIKVAQEGVWDTLIVKAQGFRAVAEVVLQLVTVDEIVVAKKSPTHQQIWNPDSKKTKKRPPPVEKKKNPWNE from the coding sequence ATGGACAGCACAGTCCCTTCAGCCCTGAAGCTGCCCCAGCGGCTGGCACTGAACCCAAGGGAGAGCCCAAGGAGTACGGAAGAGGAGGAGCCCCACCTGCTGAGCAGCTTGGCTGCAGTCCAGACCCTGGCCAATGTCATCCGGCCTTGCTATGGCCCCCACGGCCGGCAGAAGTTCCTGGTGACCATGAAAGGAGAAACAGTGTGCACGGGGTGTGCCACTGCCATCCTCAGGGCCCTGGAGCTGGAGCACCCAGCGGCATGGCTCCTCCGGGAAGCAGCCCAAACCCAGGCAGAGAATAGTGGGGATGGCACAGCCTTTGTGGTTCTGCTGACGGAAGCCTTGCTGGAACAGGCAGAGCAACTGCTGAAGGCCGGCCTGCCTCGCCCACAGCTCCGGGAGGCCTACACCACAGCCACTGCAGAGGTCCTGGCCACACTGCCCTCCCTGGCCATCCAATCTCTGGGGCCTTTGGAAGATCCGTCCTGGGCCCTCCATTCTGTGATGAATACCCACACCCTGCCCCCCATGGACCACTTGACCAAgctggtggcccatgcctgctgGACTATCAAGGAGCTAGACGGCAGCTTCAAGCCTGAGCGTGTTGGGGTGTGCGCGCTGCACGGAGGGACACTGGAGGATTCCTGCCTCCTCCAGGGGTTAGCAATATCTGGGAAGCTCTGTGGGCAAATGGCCGCAGTGTTAAGTGGTGCCAGGGTGGCTCTCTTTGCTTGCCCCTTTGGTTCTGCCCATCCAAATGCACCAGCAACGGCCTGTCTTTCTAGTCCTGCTGATCTAGCTCAATTTAGTAAAGGAAGCGACCAATTACTAGAAAAGCAAGTAGGCCAGCTGGCAGCCGGGGGAATTAATGTGGCAGTGGTGTTGGGGGAGGTCGACGAGGAGACCCTCACACTGGCAGACAAGTATGGCATCGTGGTGATTCAAGCTAGGTCTCGGATGGAGATCATTTACCTGAGTGAGGTGTTGGACACACCTCTGCTGCCTCATCTGCTCCCTCCCCAGAGGCCAGGCAAGTGCCAGAGGGTTTACAGGCAGGAGATGGGAGATGGTTTGGCTGTGGTATTTGAATGGGAATGTACAGGCACACCTGCCCTCACCGTGGTTCTCAGGGGAGCCACCACCCAGGGGCTGCAGAGTGCAGAGCAGGCAGTCTACCATGGCATTGATGCCTATTTCCAGCTATGTCAAGATCCCAGACTAATCCCAGGAGCTGGGGCCACAGAAATGGCTTTGGCAAAAATGCTCTCTGATAAAGGAAGCAGATTGGAAGGGCCCAATGGGCCTGCATTCCTAGCATTTGCCCAGGCCCTGAAGTATCTTCCTAAAACCTTGGCAGAGAATGCAGGCTTAGCTGTCTCAGACGTGGTGGCAGAAATGAGTGGAGTGCACCAAGGTGGGAACCTCCTAATGGGTGTGGGAGCTGAAGGGATAATAAAGGTGGCCCAGGAAGGGGTGTGGGACACCCTAATAGTCAAAGCCCAAGGATTTCGAGCAGTGGCTGAGGTGGTGCTACAGCTCGTGACTGTAGATGAAATCGTAGTGGCCAAGAAAAGTCCCACACATCAGCAGATCTGGAATCCTGACTCTAAGAAGACAAAGAAACGCCCACctcctgtggaaaaaaaaaaaaatccttggaatGAATAA
- the LOC134757075 gene encoding collagen, type I, alpha 1a-like — MAGEDKGRMLLCATATETSWMVSPSVNEWSCFETSGMMTTVERPHSDLLLQVVSSTNLLYDNRLGIYFSKDLNQHKVGFAAAYIREEHREVKHRGVRFRERREGCRGPRGRSWSSGSRHREPSSGRGVQPGKSARAAETGGDQKKERHGKKERKRSNTQAGMKKADTEERPQEPADKQRAGLGWERGPRKGRGVRRLEANGRAGRGEGGALGETTPMGGRAGAARSQWEGELGAGAGSQANGRVIPRGRGARRRESQWEAEPRTAGGGPPREGRETRKAVGAGSGADNLSNPLWDELGHALRGPGTPARQARPRLLPLPARGGGGGAGLGTPASAAGRRPRAASRAVLPRPYTPGLLAAGGAVVLRPWARSLPGHWETPRGVAGKTSGLPRAPGRLCVAPSRARPWTRPREPGLAEAAGAGVALLGAEGPAVGGGIPVRGVSRRKEPGGAAGGEPGGTWRRHPPAAPTRAAVACFPREPGRARGEALAQLGLPGSRSSGATVLCPWSRGEGAARSGLPGGSSCTFFLSGTDRGVLFPGKGK; from the exons ATGGCTGGAGAAGACAAGGGTCGCATGCTTCTGTGTGCCACCGCCACAGAAACATCCTGGATGGTCAGCCCCTCAGTGAATGAATGGAGCTGTTTTGAAACCAGTGGGATGATGACAACTGTGGAAAGACCCCACTCGGATCTCCTGCTGCAGGT TGTTTCTTCCACAAATCTCTTGTATGACAATCGTCTTGGCATCTATTTTTCAAAGGACCTGAACCAACACAAGGTG GGATTCGCTGCTGCTTATATCAGGGAAGAACACCGAGAAGTGAAGCACAGAGGGGTCAGGTTCCGGGAGCGACGGGAAGGTTGCAGGGGGCCTCGGGGCAGGTCCTGGAGCTCAGGCAGCCGGCACCGGGAGCCCAGCTCAGGCCGCGGGGTGCAACCGGGCAAGAGCGCTCGGGCTGCCGAAACGGGAGGAGATCAGAAAAAGGAGAGACATggaaaaaaggagaggaagaggagcaaCACTCAAGCGGGAATGAAGAAGGCAGACACTGAGGAACGCCCGCAGGAACCCGCAGACAAGCagagagctgggctgggctgggagaggggcCCGCGGAAGGGGCGGGGCGTCAGGCGGCTCGAGGCCAATGGGAGGGCGGGCCGGGGCGAGGGCGGAGCACTAGGCGAAACGACGCCAATGGGAGGGCGGGCCGGG GCGGCAAGAAGCCAGTGGGAGGGTGAGTTAGGGGCAGGGGCGGGGTCCCAAGCCAATGGAAGGGTAATACCGAGAGGGCGGGGCGCCAGGCGGCGAGAGAGCCAATGGGAGGCCGAGCCGAGGACCGCGGGCGGTGGGCCTCCCCGCGAGGGGAGGGAGACCCGGAAGGCGGTGGGGGCGGGGAGTGGAGCTGACAACCTGTCAAATCCACTTTGGGACGAACTAGGTCACGCGCTCCGCGGGCCGGGCACCCCCGCCCGCCAGGCACGGCCGCGGCTGCTTCCTCTTCCTGCCCgcggtggtgggggtggggcaggcctCGGGACACCTGCCTCCGCCGCCGGCCGCCGGCCTCGCGCGGCTTCCCGGGCGGTTCTGCCCCGACCATACACTCCCGGCCTGCTCGCGGCGGGAGGAGCCGTGGTTCTGCGGCCGTGGGCGCGCTCTCTACCTGGCCACTGGGAGACCCCCCGCGGCGTCGCGGGGAAAACCTCGGGACTGCCCCGTGCCCCCGGCCGTCTCTGCGTCGCTCCTTCTCGCGCGCGACCGTGGACTCGTCCCCGCGAGCCCGGGTTGGCGGAAGCTGCGGGGGCCGGGGTCGCACTACTTGGCGCGGAAGGGCCGGCGGTGGGCGGAGGGATCCCCGTCCGCGGGGTGAGCCGCAGGAAGGAGCCGGGAGGAGCCGCAGGGGGGGAGCCGGGAGGAACCTGGCGCCGGCACCCACCCGCAGCGCCCACGCGTGCCGCGGTCGCCTGTTTCCCGCGGGAGCCCGGCCGCGCTCGGGGGGAGGCGCTCGCGCAACTGGGGCTGCCTGGGTCTAGGAGCTCCGGAGCCACCGTTTTGTGCCCGTGGAGCCGCGGGGAAGGCGCCGCGCGCTCGGGTCTTCCCGGCGGGTCGTCCTGCACTTTCTTCCTCTCCGGTACGGACCGCGGCGTTCTGTTTCCaggcaaaggaaaataa